GAGATGCGAAACGGTCAATGCGCTCTCCACTTCGGAGGCGATGGCTCTTTCTTCTCCTCGAGTGACACCCAACCCCGCTCCTCGATCCCTTTCAGAAATTCCAGGACCGCTTCCTCCGTCTCCTTTTTCTCCCAGCCGAACAGGAAAGCGATCTCCCCGGAGATCTTTTCGAGCGTATTGA
The sequence above is drawn from the Deltaproteobacteria bacterium genome and encodes:
- a CDS encoding PqqD family protein; protein product: SMAWDKARKDEDFEDLGVLTLTVKGSIHQLNLVGAEIWTRINGVNTLEKISGEIAFLFGWEKKETEEAVLEFLKGIEERGWVSLEEKKEPSPPKWRAH